DNA sequence from the Lysinibacillus sp. OF-1 genome:
GTAAAGCGTAGTGCCTTCCCCATCTAGTTTTTCAGTGACCACCACTTCTTTTCCTATAAAATGATTCACATTTTTAGCAACTTTATCATCATGGGTATAGCCCCTGCTCCAGGGTAAATGAAAGCTTCTTGGGTATTTCATTAATTTCGTCATAGTTCCACTTCCTTTCCTTTTTATTTAGCAAATTGATCTGCCTCTCGGAAGAAATAAAGTCTTGTTAATAAATCACCATCTAATAAGTGATAAATTTGGCTTCCGCCTTTATCGCCCCCATACTGGATTAACATATGAAATTGCACTAAATGAACAACCTTCAACACAAAATCCTCTTCAAAGCCCAACTCTACGAGAAAATGACAAACCAATTGGGCAGATACATTTTCATGCCCATAATAGCCATATCGTTGTTGCAATGGTTTATATTTTTTGCAAAATGGTTTGCCGACATCATGGAACAATGCAGCCAATTGTAGTGCCAGTTTATCGCTTTCCAAGTAGTATTCATTGATATAGGCAAACACGAAATACGTATGCTGACATAGTAAAAATTGATGGTATGGATTTTCTTGATTGAAATGATAAATTTCTTTAAAAAGTGGGACTGATCGAAGTGTTTGAAACAGTTCTTCATAAGTGGGTTGGCTTTGTATAAGTGA
Encoded proteins:
- a CDS encoding AAA family ATPase, producing MKVIFTVGLPGSGKSTFVKQLAKSENAIILSSDAIRQELFGDATKQKSRVVFRTLYERLNDLVAKGYSVIVDATNIERERRMFALRKLSSAVKKECYYFDTPYSICVARNQRRKRHVPLLVMEKMRKHLEFPTAGEGFDEVHIVHESSPYDISRQQFVSLIQSQPTYEELFQTLRSVPLFKEIYHFNQENPYHQFLLCQHTYFVFAYINEYYLESDKLALQLAALFHDVGKPFCKKYKPLQQRYGYYGHENVSAQLVCHFLVELGFEEDFVLKVVHLVQFHMLIQYGGDKGGSQIYHLLDGDLLTRLYFFREADQFAK